In one Suricata suricatta isolate VVHF042 chromosome 9, meerkat_22Aug2017_6uvM2_HiC, whole genome shotgun sequence genomic region, the following are encoded:
- the ARRDC4 gene encoding arrestin domain-containing protein 4: protein MVELADPDPEQEKGGVLSATNLRANVFSFLGEGILLLQPGKHEFPFSFQLPSEPLVTSFSGKYGSIQYCVRAVVERPKVPDQSVRRELQVISHIDVNTPALLTPVLKTQEKMVGCWFFTSGPVSLSAKIERKGYCNGEAIPIYAEIENCSSRLIVPKAAIFQTQTYLASGRTKSIRHMVANVRGNHIASGGTDTWHGKTLKIPPVTPSILDCCIIRVDYSLAVYIHIPGAKKLMLELPLVIGTIPYHGFASRNSSTASRFSMDMSWLTLTLPEQPEAPPNYADVVSEEELSRRVPPYPQPSDCEGEACCPMFACLQEFRFQPPPLYSEVDPHPTDVEETQPVSFIL from the exons ATGGTGGAGCTGGCCGACCCGGACCCAGAGCAGGAGAAAGGAGGCGTGCTT TCTGCTACTAACCTTcgtgcaaatgtattttcttttctaggcGAAGGCATCCTCTTGTTACAACCTGGGAAACACGAATTTCCATTTAGCTTTCAGCTGCCATCTGA ACCTTTAGTAACCTCATTCAGCGGGAAATATGGAAGCATTCAGTACTGTGTGAGAGCCGTTGTGGAACGCCCCAAGGTCCCTGATCAGAGTGTGAGGCGGGAACTGCAGGTTATCAGTCACATCGATGTCAACACACCAGCGTTGTTA ACGCCTGTATTGAAAACGCAAGAGAAAATGGTCGGCTGTTGGTTTTTCACTTCCGGTCCAGTCTCGCTGAGTgccaaaattgagaggaaggggTACTGTAACG gaGAAGCTATTCCCATCTATGCTGAGATAGAGAATTGTTCCTCTCGCCTGATTGTTCCCAAAGCTGCTATTTTCCAAACCCAGACGTATTTGGCCAGTGGGAGGACAAAGAGCATCCGGCACATGGTCGCCAACGTGCGGGGAAACCACATTGCTTCTGGGGGCACTGACACGTGGCACGGGAAGACTCTCAAAATCCCGCCGGTCACCCCGTCCATCCTGGACTGCTGCATTATCAGAGTAGACTATTCCCTAGCT GTGTATATTCACATTCCTGGTGCTAAAAAACTGATGCTGGAGCTGCCCCTGGTGATTGGCACGATCCCGTATCACGGTTTCGCCAGCCGGAACTCCAGCACCGCCAGCCGGTTCAGCATGGACATGAGCTGGCTGACGCTGACGCTCCCAGAGCAGCCGGAAG CGCCACCAAATTATGCAGACGTGGTATCCGAGGAAGAACTCTCCCGACGCGTCCCTCCCTACCCTCAGCCCTCTGACTGTGAGGGAGAAGCGTGCTGTCCTATGTTTGCCTGCCTCCAGGAGTTCCGCTTCCAGCCTCCACCTCTGTATTCAGAG GTTGACCCACATCCTACTGATGTAGAAGAGACCCAGCCTGTGTCCTTCATTCTCTGA